In Geobacter anodireducens, a genomic segment contains:
- a CDS encoding transcriptional regulator (indirectly regulates nitrogen metabolism; at high nitrogen levels P-II prevents the phosphorylation of NR-I, the transcriptional activator of the glutamine synthetase gene (glnA); at low nitrogen levels P-II is uridylylated to form PII-UMP and interacts with an adenylyltransferase (GlnE) that activates GlnA) codes for MKLIEAIIKPFKLDEVKDALNEIGIEGITVSEVKGFGRQKGHTELYRGAEYVVDFIPKVKLEIAVVDELVAKAVETIESTAKTGRIGDGKIFILSLDEAVRIRTGEKGDEAI; via the coding sequence ATGAAGCTGATCGAGGCAATAATCAAACCGTTCAAGCTGGATGAAGTGAAGGACGCTCTCAACGAAATCGGCATCGAGGGGATCACCGTGAGCGAGGTCAAGGGATTCGGCCGCCAGAAGGGACACACCGAGCTGTATCGCGGCGCCGAGTACGTGGTTGACTTCATTCCCAAGGTTAAGCTGGAGATCGCGGTGGTCGACGAACTGGTGGCAAAGGCGGTGGAGACCATTGAAAGCACCGCCAAGACCGGACGGATCGGCGACGGCAAGATATTCATCCTTTCCCTGGACGAGGCGGTCAGGATCAGGACCGGTGAGAAGGGTGACGAAGCGATCTGA